The Methanophagales archaeon region TACCGTAAGCTCAAGGAGAAATATGCCTTTCAGGCTCAGATCGCCATCTCGGTCATAAGAGAGGTCGCTCAGCACTACGCTTCAGTCTTTGATCAGTTAGCTGAGAAGTTTCATGTCTCTAAGAGAGATCGCAAGAGGTTAGTTGAGTTGTTCTATAAAGAGGTTAAAAGACCGATCAAAAGAAGGAAGCTGATTGTCAAGCTCGTTAAGGGAAGAAGCTACGACTTGAAGATAGACCCAAGAGTTTGCTCCATCTCAGTTATTGGTGAAAGATTGAAGAGGATTCCTTACTACGGTTGGAGCAAGCACTACAAATATATAGAGCTTGGCTACGGAGACGCAACCCTATACTATGAGAGAAGCAACAAGCTCTGGTATCTCATCGTATCGGTAGAAGTTCCTGAGAGCGAGCTTAAGCCTAAGAAGGTCGTTGGCGTTGATATAAATGAGCCTTCAGATAGTTTCGTGGCGTTATGTGATAGCTTAGGAAGAAGTAAGCTTATTGAGTTCTCTCAACAAGTTTTGAGGTTGAAGTCACATTATCAAAAGTTACGCTCACAACTCCAGTCTAAAGGCACTCGCTCCGCTAAGAGGCGTCTATCATCTCTTAGCGGAGTCGAGAAACGGCTGGTTAGGAACTTTCTGCATGTCGTTGCCAAAGAAATTGTTGAGAACTCGCCATGTGTCTTTGGTTTAGAGGACTTGAACGGTATCAGAGAGCGTAGAGAGAGACATGCTAAGTTCAGCGGCGAGAAAAGAAGGTTGTTCAGTCAGTGGTGTTTCAGAGAGCTTCAAACGCTGATCGAATACAAAGCCAAACTCTGCGGAAGCAAAGTCATTTACGTTGACTCGCAGTATACATCAATCAGCTGTCCGGTGTGTGGCTACACTGCTAAGGAAAACAGAGACAAGAAGAGGTTCTGTTGCAGGAACTGTGGATTCGAAGAGCATGCAGATATTGTCGGTGCTAAAAACATTATGTTGAGGGTTTTGAAAGACCTTCAGAACGGGGCGCTTGTCAGCCGTCCCGATGCTCCCCCTTAATAGGGGTTGAGCAAGCCTCGCCCTTTAGGGCGGGGTAGCTGACATTCTACAAGCTTTTTCAGCAGCTCTAACACTTCCTCTTCCATCTTCACCCCCAAGCGAAAAATAGAAAAAATGGAGAATGGTTAATTTGGCTTACTGCTCAAAGCATACAATGATGACTGTGTAACCCCCGTCTCTCTCCGCCTCTAAAATTTATCCTCCACTCTCCTCGAGTTCTCGCAGCACCTCTCTCGCATCCTCGCCGAAGCCGACAGTGATGACATCTATATGTCGGTGGCATCTATCCTTCCAGTAGATTATGCTGCCATACTTTACCGCACATATCTCTGCCCCGCAGACGGGGCAGAATACTCTCACCACTTGTCATCCATCTCCATCACTCCCAAGCAAAAAATGAAAGAAAAATGAAAGAAATAATTAGCCCCGCATCCTTCGAAGTCGCTTGAGGTTTGTTTGGAGCTCTTTTACAACTTGCTCTAAAAATCCTATGTCCCACTCGGTTGAGTGTGTGTGCGATGCAAGCGTTGTTATGAGTTCTTCTATATTTTCCTCTATGACTTCTACTTCCAACCTCATTTTTACCCCCAAAGGAAAAAATGAGAGAGAAAAAAGAGTTAGTGGAGTAAGACATTCACAGGCGCGGGCTTTCTCCAGAGTTTCGGCGCTCTTAGATAGTATCCTCGCATCCCTTTAAAGAGGATAAAGCTTATACTCTCGTTATAAATCATTACCGTCTCTCCGCTGTAGTTTCTCTCCTTGTAAATCTCCGCCCCCTCAACGCACAGTCTTAATCCGTGCCGGAATTCTATATAGACCTTCATCCACATCACCCCCAAGTCGGAAAGGCTCCCTTCCCCTTCATCGGTGGCGGGAGATCCGACCCCCCATCGGGGGCACGGGTTACCACCCCGCCTAGGTGGCGCATCCCCTCGAGGAGGAGCTCTCACCCCGTCAGACCTCCCCTCGGGTTAGGGGGGAGAGAGCTGGTGGAGTGGAGACCAGTCCCTCCTCCCGCGCCTTCCCATCCCCCGTTAGTCAACCCACCCTCCATGCTCTTCGCACTTCATCGGGTGCCCGCCCTGGGGGAGGCGGGACTCTCCTCTGCGGAGAGTAAGAAAGGCAGAGGAGAGCGGAGCACCTCCAGGGAAGTGGCCCGGGGAGAAACGAGCAGACCTTCTGCAGGACTGGGGCAACATCCTGCTTCATCGGCGGCGGGGGTGACCGCCCTACCCTATAGGGTAGGGAGAACTGCTCGCTCCTCCCCTGTCGCTGTTGCACTTGAGAGAGCTCCAGACCCCTTTCGCAGCGGGTGGAGGGGTCGTAAAAAATGGGGGCGCTTAGGCGCCCCCTCCAATCACATTTTTGTGCGCCTCTATCTCAGCCTCCAGTTCCTCAATCGTCATCTCTTTCCAATCTCCCGTTCTCTTCAAATCGTCAATCACTTTCGCTCTGTAGTAAAGGCTCAGACGCCTGCCTTTCTTTGCAAGGTCGAGTTTTCTCTGCAATTCTTTGTCTTCTCTGTAAGCCTTCGCTACAGCAATTTCTATAGCCTTAAGTCTCTGGAGCATCTCTCTCTCGTCCGCAACATCATCGAGCGTCTTTGCAACATCCACCCCAACTTTCTGCTCTATCTTCCTTATAATTTTGTCAAGTGAAACACTTTTTCCAAGCGCTATGTTAGTGGCAAGGTCTTCGGCAGTGTTTTTCACCACCCTCTTCTTTGAGAAGTATTTCTGGTTCGCCTCTCTAAACCACTCTTTTCGTAGTTGCTCTGACTTTACATCAAGCCCCTCTCGCTTTGTTACAAGCCCTCTGAACGCTTTACTCTCCTTCTCAAGCTCTTCCACACGCTTCTTCAACTCTTCCACTAACTTCTCCATCTCTTCCACACTCTTCCCTCTCACACCCATATTTCCTCCCGTCATTTTTCCTCTACCCCCTCCCCTCCCCCGCTTTTGCGGGGGGCCTGGAGCTCTCTGCTTTAGGTGGAGACCCCTCTTGCACGGGAACGGGGGGATAGTTTTGATATGGGAAAAATTAGGGAGAGGGGGCAAACAACTTTTGAAGGAAAACGCATCCTTCTTCCATTAAAATCTCTCTCGCAAGGAAGTGAGCTGAACGGGCGAGTTTGCAGAACCTTCTGAGAGGACACTTTTCGCATAATCGAGAGTGGTCAAGGTGTAGGAGAGAGAGATCTTTCTTTAGTTTTTCTAGGTCTTTCTTGGTCATTGGTTGCCCGAGCCTGTGCTTCTTCAACCTTTCTACTGTTTCGTGAAATTCAGGAGTATCAACATCACCGCTTGTCTTTAGTGTAGTGTATTCTGTCCACAATCGCATGAACTCAACTCTCTCAATACTTGAAGGGGTGGAAAGGCTTTGGAGTGTGTGGGAAGTCTTTGTTTCGAAGTAGTCCTTATAGTATTTTTGATGGTAGTGGTGGTATTTCTTCCTATATTTTATCCTCTTCCACTCCCTTTCAGTTACTTTCCCCTCTTCTTTCAGTCTCTCTGCAAAGCTTCTTGCCTCTTCAACTTCCTCTTCACTGATGCGATGCCCCGCACTACTGATTTCAAACAACGGCGTTATGATAGTCCATGCTTTCTCCACCTTATCGTATACAATACGGGCTCCTTCAACACATACCTCCACAACACTATTATCGCCACTGAGCAGTGGTATATATTTCTTTATCTTCTTTACAAAATCTCTAAAGGTGTCTCCTTCACTATCCCTCCATGCAATCTTGTGTGTCCTCTGAATGTGGCTGTCTATACTCTCGGCGACCACATCAAAAGTCCCCCCTCTCCGATATTGGCATAATTTACAGTAGCAGGTATAGATTACAGGAGGCATAAGCCCCCCGCCCCGACGGGTCTCCACCTTTTTTGAGTGAGCGTTTTAAGCGTTATGAGTGTTTTAACGCATTAACGCATTATCGCTTTTAAATCACTATTTCCTACACATACCCCCACACCTAAACTTC contains the following coding sequences:
- a CDS encoding transposase encodes the protein MKLKLEPTEEQRQKIMDLAKKYKDAFNEVSEYAFSNRVFDHIGLHKALYRKLKEKYAFQAQIAISVIREVAQHYASVFDQLAEKFHVSKRDRKRLVELFYKEVKRPIKRRKLIVKLVKGRSYDLKIDPRVCSISVIGERLKRIPYYGWSKHYKYIELGYGDATLYYERSNKLWYLIVSVEVPESELKPKKVVGVDINEPSDSFVALCDSLGRSKLIEFSQQVLRLKSHYQKLRSQLQSKGTRSAKRRLSSLSGVEKRLVRNFLHVVAKEIVENSPCVFGLEDLNGIRERRERHAKFSGEKRRLFSQWCFRELQTLIEYKAKLCGSKVIYVDSQYTSISCPVCGYTAKENRDKKRFCCRNCGFEEHADIVGAKNIMLRVLKDLQNGALVSRPDAPP